In Sulfitobacter faviae, the genomic window TCTTGCCAGCAAGAAACCCAAGCGCGGTCTTCACCCGGATGATCCGAAGTCCCGCGCAACGGTGGACCAGTGGTTATACTGGCAGACAATTCACCTTGGGCCAGCGATGCAAAAGCTGTCGTTCGAGCGGTTTCTGAAAGCGAAGTTCGGCATGGGTGATCCGGACCAAGGCGTCATCGAGGCGGAACTGAAAAACGTAGATCAATTTCTGGCGGTGCTGGAAATCGGCCTTGCCGGCAAGGACTGGATCGCGGGCGATCTGAGCGTCGCGGATTTCGCACTGGCCTCGACATTCATGTACCGTGCGCAGTCTGACATATCGCTTGACGAT contains:
- a CDS encoding glutathione S-transferase family protein, with translation MKLYNANFSPNALRVRAVALELGIDLEIIEVDLQGGDNRSAEFLSMNPNGKVPVLVDDDFVIWESRAINSYLASKKPKRGLHPDDPKSRATVDQWLYWQTIHLGPAMQKLSFERFLKAKFGMGDPDQGVIEAELKNVDQFLAVLEIGLAGKDWIAGDLSVADFALASTFMYRAQSDISLDDLPNVAAWIERLEARQSWKDAFAPVRELLGL